From Rhodococcus sp. B7740:
GTTGCGGCCGATAGTGATGCATTGAGTGGACCATGGCGCGAGGTCTACGACGGAGTGATCGGCCCCGTACAGGCGTTGGTGACTGCCCTTGCAAAGTTGGGTGTTCCGGTGCCGGAGGTTGGGGAAGAAGTGTCGGGGCTGCCGGTGGAGATTTCGTGGCCAACGTTGCGCATAGCAGTCGATCCCACGCTCGACGGGACAGATCAGCAGGAATTGTCGGAGGCAGGGTGGACACTGTGTGCGGCTGATGCCGAGTCAGTAGCAGAAGCGATTCAAGCTGCAGCGTTGCGCTAGAGCTCATAGTTCACCGTTGGTTCAGAAGGAAGGCGACTCAGTGCCCCAGATTGTGATCGGTCGTGGGCTGGACAAGATCGATGGAAGTCTTCACAAAGCGACCTACGCATTCCTTGCGAAGTTGTCAGCGAACGACGACAACAAGAGTCTGCACATCGAGCCGATCAACAACTCAGCTGATCCTCGCGCGCGAACTGGCCGCGTGGACCTGTCCAACCGAGCAGTGTTGTTCAAACTTCAGGGGAGTGGACAGGAGGCGTCCTACGTCTTCATCGGAACGTTTCAGCACGACGAGGCAATCAAGATTGCTCAAACTCGCCGAATGACGATCAACCCGCGCAACGGTGTGGCTGAACTGTTGCCGGTAGAAGAGCTTCCGCCCGTTTTCGTCGCTCCCACGGTGACGGCTGCACGGGCGGAAGCGCTGGAGCTTCCTGACTCCCACGCAGAAAAAACGTTGCGGGAAAGGGAATTCACGGTAGAGCATCTGGCCGATCTGGGGATGGATCACGATTTTGCCGCGGGTGCATTGGACATCAACGACCCGGACGCGCTACTGGAGTATGCCGAGTCGGCACCCGCGACCTGGCAAGGCACCGCCCTCGTGGATATCTTCACGGGTACGTCTCTGACCGACATCAAAGACAAGTACACACTCGACACCGATACTTCGGACGAGGGCACCGATGACGACAAGCTGCTCAAGGCACTGCGGCATCCCGCCGCACAGATGGAGTTTGCCTTCATCGAGGACAACGACGAGCTTCGCGAAGCGATCGAGCGGCCGGATTTCGCGGCGTGGCGTATCTTCCTACACCCGGAACAGCGAACCTACGCGGGCCGTGACACCAACGGGCCATTCCGCCTGACGGGTGGAGCAGGAACTGGCAAGACTGTCGTCCTCCTGCATCGCGCACGTGAGCTCTATCGAAAGAACCCGGCAGCGCGGATTGTGCTCACCACCTACGGTTCAACCCTTGCCGAAAGCCTGCGAACACAATTTGGTCAACTGGATGCGTCGGTTCCTCTAACAACCGATTTGGGTCAGTCCGGCGTGTTCATCTCGGGAGTCGACTCCATCGCGACCCGCGTGCTCCACAAGTACGAGGCCGCGCTCGGAGGCAAAGCCTCCGGGAACGGTGCAGTCGCAGGGGTTCTCGGCCCCCGCACTGCGGAGGTCTTCAAGAGCCAGGCCCAGGATGCGTGGAAGCAGGCGATCGCGACATACGGCGTCGATCTGCCAAGCGATCTCAAAGTGGACTGGTTCTTCGAGGCCGAGTACAGCCTCATCGTGCTGCCGAACCTTGTGACCACTCGCGACGACTATCTACGTGTGAAGCGAGCAGGACGAGGGGTGTCTCTGAACCGAGCGAAGCGAAATGCTGTGTGGGACGTCATCGCTGGTTACCGAGCATCCTCCGCCGCGTCGGGTTCGACTGATTACGAGGAGCGCGCCGCGATTGCTTCGACTGTGTTGCGCGACGACACGAATGATTTGGCGGACCACGTACTCGTCGACGAAGCGCAAGATCTGAGCCCAAGTAGGTTTCTGCTACTGAGAGCTCTCGTACCCGAGGGCAAGAACGACCTCTTCTTTGCCGAGGACACTCACCAGCGAATCTACGGGCAGCGGGTAGTTCTCGGGCGTTACGGAATCAATATCGTGGGCCGCTCGCGGCGGCTGACGCTGAACTACCGCACCACTGAGCAGAACCTGCATTTTGCGCTGGGAATCCTTGCGGGATCTGAGTTCACGGACCTCGGGGACCAGATCGAGTCGTCGGAGGGGTACCGGTCGGCCCGCACCGGGCCGAAGCCGAACCGACTGGAGGTCTCCAACCTCACCGAGCAGTATCAGGTTGTTGCCGAGCTCGTCGAGGACTGGATCGAGACCGGTACAGATCCGGAGTCGATCGGACTCCTCGTATCGACAAAGAAGGAAGGGCAGT
This genomic window contains:
- a CDS encoding 3'-5' exonuclease, giving the protein MVQKEGDSVPQIVIGRGLDKIDGSLHKATYAFLAKLSANDDNKSLHIEPINNSADPRARTGRVDLSNRAVLFKLQGSGQEASYVFIGTFQHDEAIKIAQTRRMTINPRNGVAELLPVEELPPVFVAPTVTAARAEALELPDSHAEKTLREREFTVEHLADLGMDHDFAAGALDINDPDALLEYAESAPATWQGTALVDIFTGTSLTDIKDKYTLDTDTSDEGTDDDKLLKALRHPAAQMEFAFIEDNDELREAIERPDFAAWRIFLHPEQRTYAGRDTNGPFRLTGGAGTGKTVVLLHRARELYRKNPAARIVLTTYGSTLAESLRTQFGQLDASVPLTTDLGQSGVFISGVDSIATRVLHKYEAALGGKASGNGAVAGVLGPRTAEVFKSQAQDAWKQAIATYGVDLPSDLKVDWFFEAEYSLIVLPNLVTTRDDYLRVKRAGRGVSLNRAKRNAVWDVIAGYRASSAASGSTDYEERAAIASTVLRDDTNDLADHVLVDEAQDLSPSRFLLLRALVPEGKNDLFFAEDTHQRIYGQRVVLGRYGINIVGRSRRLTLNYRTTEQNLHFALGILAGSEFTDLGDQIESSEGYRSARTGPKPNRLEVSNLTEQYQVVAELVEDWIETGTDPESIGLLVSTKKEGQSLPRALGERNVRATFVDRGSASAKGTPQVMTMHRAKGMEFAKVVLVGVGENSVPRSYIIDSLPEGEREDALQRERSLLYVAATRARDELVVVWTGKASSLLP